The following are from one region of the Alkalimarinus sediminis genome:
- a CDS encoding response regulator: protein MLFDHFSKRNKATLVSAGYPSRVLACLVVLGIHLSLFHSSSNPLLWAFIIGHSVIYPHVIYYFSNKRQHEQRNILIDGFFYGCCVALWGLNPLSTIVFISGMWMTAFAAGKSQLLLQSMATMLAGTVCCAAIIGFEYRETLPLTATIITSVGLLGFGLSLSYAVVKINTNLLNVKLKLSEQAEQMRQSSELAFAVNAHLELDKIMEQVIQTLNQLYPFEQICITLLNEKKNRLVMLRSYGNALSPYEKSKLEGLTFSLDRDNKSIFVSPVLNNKPLYLKQVSSEILAKIGSAIDQRLYTIKPSKSIVYFPLSVEGKVIGGLGFINYKTPIDIQPEDIDRLSNYLIQVGTAIRNSQLFEEAQKSSEAALVAQQAAETSEAAKSHFLANMSHEIRTPMTAIIGYSESLLYDDIAAEEKDYFVETIIRSGKHLLTIINDILDLSKIEAHKLEVEKVAVPLVSLIRDLQAHMSLKAEEKGLIFNISPIFPLPSYFITDATRIKQVLFNLTSNAVKFTQKGSVSILIRYEEESDTLYFEVKDTGIGLTEEQAKRVFDPFVQADSSTTRKYGGTGLGLYISKQLTQLLGGEIHVDSQPGMGSEFSIALPPGNLSDAEWFNSKIDLENAMREAEQSMHSISNIKFKGKVLIAEDNVENQRLLTHVLGQMGIDITIVNNGKEALEQAANTRFDLIMLDIQMPEMGGEEAASKLKALNTTAPTIALTANVMHHQLESYRRAGFVDFIAKPFDRHHLCKILKKYLSEQAIMLTGNILIADDNPVNLKLLKHQIEKIATGIEVTTVYDGESVIKQVANHSFDLILLDMEMPIMGGIETLSALRDSGNATPIYIVTGNTSPEDIKYCASMGATGHIAKPIDTENLQRVCIKHLGEN from the coding sequence ATGCTGTTCGATCACTTTTCCAAACGCAACAAAGCAACACTTGTTAGCGCTGGCTATCCATCGCGGGTACTGGCATGCTTAGTTGTTCTTGGTATCCATTTGTCGTTATTTCACAGCTCTTCAAACCCACTCCTATGGGCGTTTATCATCGGCCATAGCGTGATTTACCCCCATGTCATTTACTACTTTTCAAATAAAAGACAACACGAACAACGCAATATATTAATCGACGGCTTCTTTTACGGCTGCTGCGTTGCGCTATGGGGCTTAAACCCACTATCTACGATCGTATTTATTAGCGGTATGTGGATGACCGCTTTTGCTGCTGGCAAAAGCCAGTTACTCCTCCAAAGCATGGCTACTATGTTGGCTGGGACTGTATGCTGTGCCGCCATTATAGGGTTCGAGTATCGCGAGACACTGCCGTTGACCGCGACCATAATAACCTCGGTAGGTTTATTGGGGTTTGGCTTATCGCTTAGCTATGCGGTGGTAAAAATAAATACCAATCTACTCAATGTAAAGCTAAAGCTATCAGAGCAAGCAGAGCAGATGCGGCAAAGCAGCGAGCTTGCCTTTGCGGTCAACGCCCATCTTGAACTCGATAAAATAATGGAACAGGTGATTCAAACCTTAAACCAGCTTTACCCCTTTGAGCAGATATGCATCACGCTATTAAATGAGAAGAAAAATCGCCTAGTGATGTTAAGAAGCTATGGCAACGCCCTCAGCCCCTATGAAAAATCTAAACTAGAAGGGCTAACCTTTTCACTTGACCGTGATAACAAGAGTATTTTCGTTTCACCAGTATTGAATAATAAGCCTCTTTATCTCAAACAGGTAAGCTCAGAAATCCTGGCTAAGATTGGTTCTGCTATCGATCAAAGGCTATACACCATCAAGCCTTCTAAAAGTATTGTTTACTTTCCTTTATCGGTTGAAGGCAAGGTTATAGGTGGGCTCGGTTTTATTAACTACAAAACACCTATAGATATTCAGCCAGAGGATATTGATAGGCTTTCAAACTATTTGATTCAAGTCGGTACTGCAATACGCAACTCACAGTTATTTGAAGAAGCGCAAAAGTCCAGTGAAGCGGCGCTAGTAGCCCAACAAGCGGCAGAAACTTCCGAAGCAGCTAAAAGCCACTTTTTAGCCAATATGAGTCACGAGATCAGAACCCCGATGACCGCCATTATTGGCTACTCTGAGTCTCTACTCTATGATGATATCGCAGCGGAAGAGAAAGATTATTTTGTCGAAACTATTATTCGTAGTGGCAAACACCTGCTGACGATTATCAACGACATATTAGACCTATCTAAAATTGAAGCGCATAAACTTGAAGTAGAAAAAGTAGCCGTACCACTGGTGAGTCTGATTCGTGACCTACAAGCGCATATGAGCCTGAAAGCAGAAGAGAAAGGGCTCATATTCAATATATCACCTATCTTTCCTCTGCCTTCATATTTTATAACTGACGCAACCCGTATTAAGCAGGTACTGTTTAATTTGACGAGCAATGCGGTAAAGTTTACCCAAAAAGGCTCCGTCAGCATTTTAATTCGCTATGAAGAAGAGTCCGACACCCTCTATTTTGAAGTTAAAGATACCGGTATTGGCTTAACAGAGGAGCAAGCCAAACGCGTTTTTGACCCCTTTGTGCAAGCAGACAGCTCTACCACTCGAAAGTATGGCGGCACCGGTTTAGGGCTCTATATCTCGAAGCAGCTAACCCAATTGCTAGGCGGTGAAATACATGTAGATAGTCAACCAGGCATGGGAAGTGAGTTCTCAATCGCGCTACCGCCCGGAAACCTGTCAGACGCTGAGTGGTTTAACAGCAAAATTGACCTCGAAAACGCAATGCGTGAAGCCGAGCAGTCGATGCATTCTATTAGTAATATTAAGTTTAAAGGCAAAGTGCTGATAGCTGAAGACAACGTTGAAAACCAAAGACTGTTAACCCATGTTTTAGGTCAGATGGGAATCGACATAACAATCGTTAATAATGGCAAAGAAGCGCTTGAGCAAGCAGCCAACACGCGTTTCGACTTAATTATGCTAGATATTCAAATGCCCGAAATGGGAGGAGAAGAGGCCGCCTCCAAACTCAAAGCCCTAAATACTACCGCGCCTACTATCGCCCTGACTGCCAATGTCATGCACCATCAGCTTGAAAGCTATCGCCGGGCAGGTTTCGTCGACTTTATAGCCAAACCTTTTGACCGACACCATTTATGCAAAATACTGAAAAAGTACCTTTCAGAACAAGCAATTATGCTAACAGGCAATATACTTATTGCCGATGACAACCCTGTAAACCTCAAACTACTTAAACATCAGATCGAAAAAATAGCCACCGGTATTGAAGTCACTACTGTTTACGATGGAGAGAGCGTCATCAAGCAAGTTGCTAATCACTCCTTTGACTTGATTTTACTGGATATGGAGATGCCAATTATGGGCGGTATCGAAACCCTCAGTGCATTGCGAGATAGTGGCAACGCTACTCCCATTTATATCGTAACCGGCAATACATCTCCAGAAGATATAAAATACTGCGCGTCGATGGGCGCGACCGGTCATATTGCAAAGCCAATCGACACAGAAAACCTGCAACGGGTTTGCATAAAGCACTTGGGGGAAAATTGA
- a CDS encoding prepilin-type N-terminal cleavage/methylation domain-containing protein, which produces MSIQRAQQPKASTGFTLIELVIIIAIVSILGVIALSRYADLKQQAELSSAQYIASSLKTGVDTVKLVFRTAGHTTRVQNLAGYGDGTIDTNNIGYPIGTTKGNGNENIGVGNAGCVGVWEGVLDAPPSVAINNNSNADYRSYRHDGNKVCSYVYRAGGDTANRNNAQLVIRYDSRDGSVEVCGRRSDIPNC; this is translated from the coding sequence TTGAGCATTCAACGAGCACAACAGCCAAAAGCAAGCACTGGTTTTACTCTTATTGAGCTGGTCATAATCATTGCGATTGTCTCTATTTTAGGCGTGATAGCGCTATCAAGATACGCTGACCTGAAGCAACAAGCTGAACTCAGTTCTGCCCAGTACATCGCAAGCTCCTTAAAAACAGGTGTTGATACGGTCAAGCTTGTCTTTAGAACTGCCGGCCATACAACTCGTGTTCAAAATCTAGCGGGATATGGCGACGGCACAATTGATACCAATAACATCGGCTACCCAATCGGCACAACCAAGGGCAACGGAAACGAAAATATCGGAGTCGGAAACGCTGGTTGTGTTGGCGTATGGGAGGGGGTTCTTGATGCCCCCCCTTCCGTGGCTATTAATAACAATAGCAATGCAGACTATCGATCTTATCGCCACGACGGAAACAAAGTCTGTAGTTATGTCTATCGAGCTGGCGGCGATACAGCTAACCGAAACAATGCCCAGCTGGTGATACGTTATGACTCAAGAGATGGCTCCGTAGAGGTATGTGGACGCCGGTCTGATATTCCTAACTGCTAA
- a CDS encoding MarC family protein — MNWDSIIKEFITLWVVIDPIGSIPVFIAVTAGLQASMQRKVAIKATSVAAIILLFFLTLGQLLLEQLSISLDAFQIAGGIVLFLFALTMIFGDSKPDEEKKQIQGSVSHLAIFPLAIPSLASPGAMLSVVMLTDNHRHSLEEQIITAVIMLSVILITLVLFFMAGPIQRIIGNAGASVVSRVMGLILASVAVDNILKAITAYFSLG, encoded by the coding sequence ATGAACTGGGATTCAATTATTAAAGAGTTTATAACCCTGTGGGTAGTCATCGACCCGATAGGCTCCATCCCTGTTTTTATTGCGGTTACCGCAGGTTTACAAGCGTCAATGCAGCGCAAGGTAGCTATTAAAGCAACCTCTGTTGCGGCTATTATTTTGCTGTTCTTCCTTACTCTGGGACAGCTGCTACTTGAACAACTCAGTATATCTCTTGACGCCTTCCAAATTGCCGGTGGCATTGTGCTGTTCTTGTTTGCCCTAACCATGATATTTGGAGACAGTAAACCTGACGAAGAGAAGAAACAAATCCAAGGAAGTGTTTCTCATTTAGCCATTTTCCCTCTCGCTATTCCATCCCTAGCGTCACCTGGGGCTATGCTGTCGGTGGTGATGTTAACAGATAATCATCGTCACTCATTAGAAGAGCAAATTATCACAGCCGTTATTATGCTCTCTGTCATATTGATTACCCTGGTGCTATTTTTTATGGCAGGGCCGATTCAACGCATTATTGGTAACGCGGGGGCTAGCGTTGTTAGCCGTGTGATGGGGCTTATTCTAGCATCGGTCGCAGTGGATAATATTCTAAAAGCGATTACCGCCTACTTTTCGCTAGGGTGA
- a CDS encoding DUF3124 domain-containing protein: MSIPIRLLFVVPAVLLSINAWSQALLSKSTGQTVYVPSYTELYKSNSFSVKGLTTVTIHNIDPHHSITVNAVTSYDTHGKLSKQYLQEPLILRSFASKSYLVRSEKGFDGIGANFIVRWESAEEVVAPLIESRMLANSGTQGYSLSSQGRVIETKSRHHPSEK; encoded by the coding sequence ATGAGTATTCCAATCCGGCTGCTATTTGTGGTCCCTGCTGTTTTGTTAAGCATTAATGCCTGGTCACAAGCGTTATTATCTAAAAGCACCGGTCAGACTGTTTATGTGCCGAGCTATACCGAGCTGTATAAGTCTAATAGTTTCAGTGTGAAAGGGCTTACAACGGTAACCATTCATAATATAGACCCGCACCATTCGATAACAGTGAATGCGGTGACCAGTTATGATACGCACGGCAAGTTATCAAAGCAGTACTTGCAGGAGCCACTGATACTTCGCTCATTTGCCTCGAAAAGCTACCTGGTTAGGTCTGAAAAGGGGTTTGATGGCATAGGAGCCAACTTTATCGTTCGTTGGGAGTCTGCTGAAGAAGTCGTTGCGCCACTCATCGAGTCACGCATGTTGGCAAACTCAGGCACACAAGGTTATTCACTGAGCAGTCAAGGCAGAGTAATCGAAACAAAAAGCCGTCATCACCCTAGCGAAAAGTAG
- a CDS encoding TonB family protein — MARSSNSLRLIRETSKAVVVCSTSLLITLVIFLFMRNLIHSDNQAVETVELAAFVDLYREPPKPKTLEPEPEPEPIVEPKQEPKMEPLQTVAVEPETQVAQLMPSVAIGSLSINVGVAEGQWALPISGQSLDLLAQGGDSQGYVEISPYTTRRPNIPKLAWEHKLNGWVLVAFTVDRSGRTANIRMLDANPKGVFEEEVKRAVAFWRYDVSAIKNYSGDRVLTQKISLYWKDYPENVVYP, encoded by the coding sequence ATGGCTAGGTCTTCGAACTCCCTTCGACTAATACGTGAAACCAGTAAAGCGGTAGTGGTTTGTAGTACCTCTTTGCTGATTACCCTAGTTATTTTTCTGTTTATGCGAAACCTTATTCATTCTGATAACCAAGCAGTAGAGACGGTTGAGTTAGCGGCCTTCGTAGATCTTTATCGAGAGCCACCCAAACCAAAAACATTAGAGCCAGAGCCTGAACCAGAACCCATAGTAGAGCCAAAACAAGAGCCTAAAATGGAGCCGTTACAGACTGTTGCGGTTGAGCCCGAGACCCAAGTGGCGCAATTGATGCCCTCGGTTGCTATTGGGTCTTTATCTATTAATGTAGGCGTGGCAGAAGGCCAGTGGGCGTTACCTATATCTGGACAAAGTTTGGATTTATTGGCGCAAGGTGGAGATAGTCAGGGGTATGTCGAAATATCACCTTATACGACTCGCAGGCCCAATATTCCAAAGCTGGCCTGGGAGCATAAACTTAATGGCTGGGTGTTGGTGGCGTTTACCGTCGACCGGTCGGGTCGTACTGCTAATATTCGAATGTTGGATGCGAATCCAAAAGGGGTATTTGAAGAGGAAGTAAAGCGCGCCGTGGCCTTCTGGCGGTATGATGTCAGTGCCATCAAGAACTACTCAGGTGATAGGGTGCTTACGCAAAAAATATCACTTTACTGGAAAGACTATCCAGAAAATGTGGTCTATCCATGA
- a CDS encoding ExbD/TolR family protein encodes MAARRHGSNQSDTELDMTPMLDIVFIMLIFFIVTTSFVKESGITVNTPQAQTASKQENANVFVAINAEGDIWIDKRPVDIRSVRTVVARLHAENPEGSVVIQSDQEAATRTLVAVMDQIRLAGIDKIAIAANSVTP; translated from the coding sequence ATGGCAGCAAGACGACATGGCAGCAATCAATCTGATACCGAGTTGGATATGACGCCTATGCTCGATATTGTCTTTATTATGCTGATCTTCTTTATCGTCACCACCTCGTTTGTTAAAGAGTCGGGCATCACCGTCAACACGCCCCAAGCACAAACCGCCTCAAAGCAAGAGAATGCTAATGTGTTTGTCGCCATTAATGCGGAAGGGGATATCTGGATTGATAAGCGACCGGTGGATATTCGATCGGTTAGAACTGTTGTTGCCAGACTTCATGCCGAAAACCCAGAGGGTTCAGTGGTCATACAATCTGATCAAGAGGCCGCTACACGAACACTCGTAGCAGTGATGGATCAAATCCGCTTGGCGGGTATCGATAAAATCGCCATTGCTGCCAACAGTGTTACCCCGTAG
- a CDS encoding MotA/TolQ/ExbB proton channel family protein, whose amino-acid sequence MQTLVTTLTHALSDIRAFIEQGGPIIWAVFVTCLLLWLCIIDRYWFYKVGFPQLAKSTIADWQGRRDHQSWRAYKIREGIISEVRLQLHARLSVIKTLIILCPLLGLLGTVTGMIKVFEIIAVNGTSNAQSMAQGVYLATIPTMAGLVVALSGYYFSVRLRQIADNETSKLADKLMLL is encoded by the coding sequence ATGCAGACGCTAGTCACCACATTAACTCATGCACTGAGTGATATACGAGCCTTTATTGAGCAAGGTGGGCCGATTATTTGGGCGGTATTTGTGACCTGTTTGCTGCTTTGGTTATGCATTATTGATCGTTATTGGTTTTATAAGGTGGGCTTTCCTCAGTTGGCGAAAAGCACTATTGCAGACTGGCAGGGGCGGAGAGATCATCAGTCTTGGCGAGCCTATAAAATTCGCGAAGGTATTATTTCAGAGGTTCGGCTTCAGTTGCATGCGCGACTGTCGGTGATCAAAACGCTGATTATTCTCTGCCCCTTATTAGGGCTTTTAGGTACGGTCACTGGCATGATCAAGGTATTTGAGATTATCGCTGTAAATGGAACCAGCAATGCTCAGAGCATGGCCCAAGGTGTTTACTTAGCGACTATTCCTACCATGGCCGGATTAGTGGTAGCGTTATCAGGGTATTACTTTTCGGTTAGGTTGCGACAAATAGCCGACAACGAAACCAGCAAACTAGCAGATAAGTTGATGCTACTGTAA
- a CDS encoding MotA/TolQ/ExbB proton channel family protein → MKTMLRAATLRIRLLILSTLIFPALLSAESTVSQPELLQQSEQISNLDELLETVKQNRLKEAQLNREREQAFIKQKSRQKALLAEAKKAFEASQASNNPLKKKTEENAKRINKAQQTLHEKKQELGDIYSIYTAMAGEFSAALQDSMVTAQKTGRTEKLDALLQTERLASMEDLEQLWLLVQDEMTESGKIVSYQGPVVTRDGHVDNRSILRVGTFTAFSNGDFLRYIPETGELLELSRQPANRYVNEAETFSASVATLLPVVVDPTGGSLMGLMTYAPTLQERVEQGGIIGYIIIGIGLLGLLITLWRVLYLSIIHLAMRRQLKWLDQPSHKNPLGRVLLSAVGFKAEDDKIQYKLDEAVLAEIPKLERSHNLIKLLAAISPLLGLLGTVTGMIVTFQAISLFGSGDPKLMAGGISQALVTTVLGLVVAIPLLFGHSLVSSLSGNMVQRLDEQSAGIMARLMEAQSNSNIDHAKGG, encoded by the coding sequence ATGAAAACGATGCTACGCGCGGCAACATTACGCATTAGGTTACTCATTTTGTCGACCCTGATTTTTCCGGCTCTACTGTCGGCTGAGTCCACCGTTAGCCAGCCTGAGCTCTTGCAGCAATCTGAGCAGATCAGTAACTTAGATGAGCTGCTCGAAACGGTTAAACAAAATCGACTAAAAGAGGCGCAGCTTAATAGAGAGCGAGAACAGGCGTTCATTAAGCAGAAGAGTCGCCAAAAAGCGTTATTAGCAGAAGCAAAAAAAGCCTTTGAAGCCTCTCAGGCGAGCAACAACCCGCTTAAAAAGAAGACTGAAGAAAACGCTAAACGTATTAACAAGGCTCAGCAAACCTTACATGAAAAGAAGCAAGAGCTAGGGGATATCTACAGCATCTATACAGCCATGGCGGGTGAGTTTTCGGCGGCTCTGCAAGATTCGATGGTGACGGCCCAAAAAACTGGGCGTACCGAAAAATTAGATGCGCTACTGCAAACTGAACGCCTGGCAAGTATGGAGGACCTTGAACAGCTCTGGTTATTAGTGCAAGACGAGATGACAGAGTCAGGCAAAATTGTCAGTTATCAGGGGCCGGTAGTAACCCGTGATGGCCATGTCGATAACCGCTCTATATTACGAGTGGGCACCTTTACCGCGTTTAGTAATGGTGACTTTTTACGCTATATCCCTGAAACCGGCGAGTTGCTCGAATTGAGTCGCCAACCGGCTAATCGCTATGTTAACGAGGCAGAAACATTCTCCGCCTCAGTTGCAACGTTGCTCCCGGTGGTTGTTGATCCGACCGGGGGGAGTTTAATGGGGTTAATGACCTATGCACCCACCCTTCAGGAGCGTGTGGAACAGGGCGGAATCATTGGCTACATCATTATTGGTATTGGTTTGTTAGGCCTGCTGATCACACTATGGCGAGTCTTGTATTTATCGATTATTCACTTGGCCATGCGTCGGCAGTTAAAGTGGCTTGATCAACCTTCTCACAAAAATCCACTTGGACGAGTGCTGTTGAGTGCTGTCGGGTTTAAAGCGGAGGACGACAAAATTCAATATAAGCTCGATGAAGCGGTGTTGGCTGAGATACCTAAGCTTGAGCGGAGTCACAACCTGATAAAACTGTTAGCAGCGATTTCGCCTCTGCTTGGGCTACTGGGAACGGTTACCGGGATGATCGTAACCTTTCAGGCGATTAGCTTGTTTGGTAGTGGTGACCCAAAGCTTATGGCAGGAGGTATCTCTCAAGCCCTAGTCACCACGGTTCTGGGGTTGGTTGTCGCTATTCCACTATTGTTTGGTCACAGTTTAGTGTCGTCTTTGTCAGGTAATATGGTGCAACGACTAGATGAGCAGAGCGCAGGTATTATGGCGCGCCTTATGGAGGCTCAATCTAACTCTAATATTGATCACGCAAAAGGTGGATAA
- a CDS encoding DUF3450 domain-containing protein: MRIQSVMLVAMLAGCGSAALKAATVDDSLSVVSKTNQSAIASQQRIDQMALQTQRMLEEYQQITLNTEYQNVYNYELKQLQQDQEAELESLQKQIDEINVTQLRIMPLMNSMADALEKFVVLDVPFRQEQRVNGVIQLKQHLRNPSLSLPDKYRLLLEAYQIENDYGRSVETYRDSLEVEGEMLSVEFLRVGRVALYYRTLDGATSAYWNRDTREWEVLPVAFNRNISDAIRVAGNQVAPQLLSLPMVMPE; the protein is encoded by the coding sequence ATGAGAATACAATCAGTTATGTTGGTGGCAATGCTCGCGGGGTGCGGATCTGCTGCACTAAAAGCTGCGACGGTTGATGATAGTCTCAGTGTTGTGAGCAAAACAAATCAAAGTGCCATTGCTTCTCAGCAGCGCATTGATCAAATGGCGCTGCAGACTCAGAGGATGCTTGAAGAGTATCAGCAGATTACCCTCAATACCGAATATCAGAATGTTTATAACTATGAACTGAAACAGCTACAACAAGACCAAGAGGCTGAGCTTGAGTCGTTACAAAAGCAGATTGATGAAATCAATGTAACCCAACTCCGTATTATGCCGTTGATGAATAGCATGGCGGATGCGTTAGAGAAGTTTGTAGTGTTAGATGTGCCGTTTCGTCAGGAGCAACGAGTCAATGGAGTTATTCAACTCAAGCAGCATTTACGAAACCCCAGTTTGTCTCTCCCCGATAAGTATAGGCTACTACTTGAAGCCTATCAGATTGAAAATGACTATGGTCGCTCGGTGGAGACCTATCGCGATAGTCTGGAGGTTGAAGGTGAAATGCTGTCGGTTGAGTTTTTGAGGGTTGGCCGTGTCGCTCTCTATTATCGCACCTTAGATGGTGCAACATCAGCTTACTGGAATAGGGATACTCGTGAATGGGAAGTGCTGCCCGTCGCATTTAATCGCAATATCTCCGATGCTATTCGAGTGGCAGGTAATCAAGTCGCGCCTCAGTTACTGAGTTTGCCAATGGTGATGCCAGAATGA
- a CDS encoding AraC family transcriptional regulator, with translation MTTSQISAAYLRGLIDCLRLRNIDTECFLERYAVDQALVENFQARLPVERFNQMLYEAETLTGDEDIGLHVGEQIKPNQYGVLGLSIMNCKNLEEAVKRHTRYENLVCNVAMSRYQVKGDQVELTWDTCAPEVTRHIAEENVASWITFARWISGTDLSPSLIQFQHNKPNSIEEHERIFRCPLKFSAERVRVLFPAEYLQLSLRQYDPAMLAMLDTYAERLLLELNSSGRLVDQVTASISTHLQSGEVSLGHIAATLGLSERQLQRKLKEEGLTYQGILDNTRKTLALKQIEDGMVDLYEITFLLGFSDQSAFQRAFKKWTGMTPGQYRKTSNPSLSTKQSGI, from the coding sequence ATGACTACTAGCCAAATATCTGCCGCTTACCTACGCGGCCTTATCGATTGTTTAAGATTACGGAATATCGATACCGAATGTTTTCTTGAGCGTTATGCAGTCGACCAGGCATTGGTTGAGAATTTTCAGGCAAGGTTACCGGTAGAGCGTTTTAATCAGATGCTTTACGAAGCCGAAACGCTAACCGGCGATGAAGATATTGGCTTGCATGTGGGGGAACAGATTAAGCCAAATCAGTATGGTGTGTTAGGTCTATCGATCATGAACTGTAAAAACCTCGAAGAGGCAGTAAAGAGGCATACCCGGTATGAAAATCTGGTTTGTAATGTTGCTATGTCTCGATATCAAGTTAAAGGCGATCAGGTGGAGTTAACTTGGGATACCTGTGCACCCGAAGTTACACGTCATATCGCTGAGGAGAATGTTGCTAGCTGGATTACTTTTGCCCGATGGATTAGCGGCACAGACCTGTCACCCAGTCTGATACAGTTTCAACACAACAAGCCAAATAGTATCGAAGAGCATGAGCGTATTTTTCGTTGTCCTCTAAAGTTCTCAGCTGAGCGGGTGCGAGTGCTATTTCCGGCAGAATACCTCCAATTGTCTCTGAGGCAATACGACCCTGCAATGTTGGCTATGTTAGATACATATGCCGAACGGCTATTGTTAGAGTTGAATAGCTCTGGTCGTCTGGTAGATCAGGTAACCGCATCTATATCGACTCACCTGCAGAGCGGTGAAGTTAGTCTTGGGCATATTGCAGCCACGTTAGGGTTATCTGAACGACAGTTGCAACGTAAGCTTAAAGAAGAGGGGTTAACTTATCAGGGGATATTGGATAATACCCGTAAGACGTTGGCGCTAAAGCAGATAGAGGATGGTATGGTCGACTTGTATGAAATCACCTTTCTGTTAGGCTTTTCTGATCAAAGTGCTTTTCAGCGAGCGTTTAAAAAGTGGACGGGCATGACGCCAGGGCAATATCGGAAAACTTCAAACCCCAGTCTTTCAACCAAACAGAGCGGTATTTAA